Proteins from one Microcaecilia unicolor chromosome 2, aMicUni1.1, whole genome shotgun sequence genomic window:
- the LOC115462124 gene encoding olfactory receptor 51G2-like, which produces MSSLNNTIFSPSVFRLVGIPGLEAAHIWTSIPMSSLYIVALLGNCTLLCIIKSERSLHAPMYIFLSMLAVTDLGLSVITLPTVISVFWFNSTEIFVDNCLMQMFFIHSFSIMESSVLLAMAFDRCIAICNPLRYTSILTSAVIAKIGVAIVIRGIVTIFPIPFLLKRFLTCRVNSLSHAFCLHPDIMKMVCSDQMVNSIYSMFAVLSTMGLDALCIILSYVMILRSVFGIASVEERFKAFNNCASHICVVLLFYGPMISLSMIHKFGKNLSPLIHVFMAYLHFLLPPAVNPIVYGIKTKEIHKRILRKIQPNRVHK; this is translated from the coding sequence ATGTCATCTCTGAATAATACAATCTTCAGTCCTTCAGTGTTCAGGCTGGTTGGAATTCCTGGACTGGAAGCTGCACATATATGGACTTCTATCCCAATGTCTTCATTGTATATTGTTGCACTTTTGGGAAACTGCACCCTTCTTTGTATTATAAAGTCTGAAAGAAGCCTTCATGCTCCCATGTATATTTTTCTTTCTATGTTAGCAGTAACTGATCTTGGCTTATCTGTGATTACCTTACCTACAGTGATAAGTGTATTTTGGTTCAATTCCACAGAAATTTTTGTTGACAACTGTCTGATGCAGATGttcttcattcattcattttcaaTAATGGAATCTTCCGTGCTTCTGGCCATGGCCTTTGATCGGTGCATTGCAATCTGTAACCCTTTGAGATATACCTCTATCTTAACATCTGCAGTCATAGCTAAGATTGGGGTAGCCATTGTTATTCGAGGTATAGTCACTATATTCCCAATACCATTTCTTctgaaaagatttttaacctgcagAGTTAACTCACTGTCCCATGCCTTCTGTTTGCATCCAGATATAATGAAGATGGTATGTTCAGATCAAATGGTCAATAGTATATATAGTATGTTTGCAGTTCTTTCCACAATGGGATTAGATGCACTGTGTATTATCTTGTCTTATGTTATGATCCTCAGATCTGTCTTTGGGATTGCTTCAGTGGAAGAACGGTTCAAAGCTTTTAATAACTGTGCATCCCATATTTGTGTTGTTTTATTGTTCTATGGCCCAATGATTAGTCTTTCCATGATTCACAAGTTTGGTAAGAACTTGTCTCCTCTTATTCATGTTTTCATGGCCTACCTTCACTTCTTGCTTCCTCCTGCAGTAAACCCTATTGTATATGGCATCAAAACCAAAGAGATACATAAAAGAATACTGAGAAAGATACAACCAAACAGAGTCCATAAGTAA